The following are encoded in a window of Panicum virgatum strain AP13 chromosome 5N, P.virgatum_v5, whole genome shotgun sequence genomic DNA:
- the LOC120673738 gene encoding homeobox protein knotted-1-like 1 has translation MEDLYSIHPGISRAGGAASEASAAGVGGVAPPSDLTELMKAQIASHPRYPSLLSAYIECRKVGAPPQVASLLEEVSRQRRGGAGEIGVDPELDEFMDSYCRVLVRYKEELSRPFDEAASFLSSIQAQLSNLCSGGSSPAATTATHSDDMMGSSEDEQCSGDTDVPDIGQEHSSRVADHELKEMLLKKYSGCLSRLRSEFLKKRKKGKLPKDARTVLLEWWNTHYRWPYPTEEDKVRLAAMTGLDPKQINNWFINQRKRHWKPSEDMRFALMEGVAGGSSGTTLYFDTGTIGP, from the exons ATGGAGGATCTGTACAGCATCCACCCGGGGATctcgcgggccggcggcgcggcgagcgaggcgtccgccgccggcgtcggcggggtGGCGCCGCCGTCGGATCTGACGGAGCTCATGAAGGCGCAGATCGCCAGCCACCCGCGctacccctccctcctctccgcctACATCGAGTGCCGCAAG GTGGGAGCGCCTCCGCAGGTGGCATCGCTGCTGGAGGAGGTCAGCCGGcagaggcgcggcggcgccggggagaTCGGCGTCGATCCCGAGCTCGACGAGTTCATG GACTCGTACTGCCGGGTGCTGGTGCGGTACAAGGAGGAGCTGTCGCGGCCGTTCGACGAGGCCGCGTCGTTCCTGAGCAGCATCCAGGCGCAGCTCAGCAACCTCtgcagcggcggcagctcgccggcggcgacgaccgcCACGCACTCCG ATGACATGATGGGGTCCTCGGAGGATGAGCAATGCTCAGGGGACACTGATGTGCCAGACATAGGGCAAGAACACAGCTCCCGCGTGGCTGACCATGAGCTCAAGGAAATGCTGCTCAAGAAGTACAGTGGATGCCTCAGTCGTCTTCGATCAGAGTTCCTGAAGAAGCGGAAGAAAGGGAAGCTACCAAAAGATGCAAGGACGGTGTTGCTGGAGTGGTGGAACACGCACTACCGCTGGCCTTATCCCACG GAAGAAGATAAGGTGAGGCTCGCAGCGATGACTGGCCTCGACCCAAAGCAGATCAACAATTGGTTCATCAACCAGAGGAAGAGGCATTGGAAGCCGTCCGAGGACATGCGGTTCGCGCTCATGGAGGGCGTTGCTGGTGGATCTTCTGGGACAACACTCTACTTCGACACTGGCACAATCGGACCCTGA